CGCCGCCTGCGTAGGCGAAAGCAGCCTGCTGCGCGAGGAGCGCGAGGGCCAGCGTCGCGACGTACCGCGGCCACGGGGCGTGTGCCCAGGCAGCGGTGAGTTCTCCGGCGACGACCGCGGCCGTCAACGCTGCCACTGACCACAGCCGCGTACGGCGGTACAGCGCTAGGAACGCGGGCGCGCAGACGACGGTCAGCAGGTAGACGCCGAGCAGCCACAGGGGGTGGAGCGCGATGCGCATGACGGTCGCATTGGTGCCTGCCGGGATGCCCAGGATCTCTAGCGCGAGCGGGACGATCAAGGCCACCACGGCGAAGATCAGCGCGGGGCGGAGCAACGGGCTGGAACGCTCAGCGAGGTAATGCCGGTAGCCGCGTCCGGCCTGCCAATCGGCGGCGTTCGCGAGCCCGCCGGCGAAGAAGAGCAACGGGGTCAGCTGGGCCAGCCAGGTCAACGGCCACCAGGTGCTCGGCGGCGCGCCCGCCCAGTCGGCTAGCGCGGTCACCGACTCGCCGACGATCAGGAGCACCGCGCTGGCGACCCCCAGAACAGCCCACGGACGCGGCATCCCGGCCGGACGCCGCCGGGGGACGGTGCGCCGGGTGAGGTGCCAGCCGCGCAATCGCATGACCAGCAGACAGCCGATCACGAGAACACCGGCGATCATCGGACCGAGCGGGTCGCCGACCGGCGGGCCCCAGCGCTGGTGCCACGAGTTGAGTACCAGGCCGGCCTCATAGAGGGACGCGACCGCGTGGCAGGTCCCCGCCGAGCCCATCGGGTTCAGGTCGCAGGTGTGGTGCATGTCCTGGATCAGCCGGTCGTCCAGGTCGGTGCGGGCCCACTGGTCGAGCGGATGGCCTTTGACGTTGGCATAGCGGAGGAGGTCGTAGCCGAGGTCGTGGGCACGGCAGGGGACAGCGAAGTCCCATTTGGTGTTGTCGTCGCCCCAAGGAGCGGAGCAGCCGCCGTCGGGGTGGACCGCTCGGACGGTGCCGTCGCGGGCGGGTTGCGCGGCGGGATGGCCGCCCATGACCTTGGTGAAGTCGTGCGGGAGAAGGGGGAGCGCGGTGGCGTCGGGGCCGGGATGGGTGAGCGCGACGATGGCGTTCTGCGCGGCCAGGACGTCGCCGGTCGGGGGGCCTTGGTCAGGCGGGGAAGCGGGACGGGAAGCGATCAGGCCGAAGGCGAAGACGGTCAGCAGGACCAGGAAGAGCCAGCCGGAGGCGGCCCAGGGGCGGCGAGTGGTCGCGGCGGCCTGGGGGCGGGTGGCGAGCGCTGGCATGGGGTCCAGGGTGCCAGGTGAGGTTCGGCGGGGGGAGGTGGACGGCCCCCGTTTGTGGGTGGGGTTGTCCAGGGGGCTTGGCCGGGTCTTGTGCGAGGGGCTTCCGCGGCGGCTGGGGTTCGCGGGGCCTGGGTGGCGATTGGGTTGTCGATTGGGTTGTCGTGGCTTGTGCGGTCGGACCTTCTGTACGCGGAGCATGCGGGGGTGCCGGGCGTGGGCAGGCGGGCGGTCCCCCGGGCGGGCGGGCGCCCGGCGGTGAGGTCGCCGGACGGCGAGGTCCCCAGGGCGGGCGGGCTCCCGGCGGACCGGTCGCCCGGCGGTCAGGTCGCCCGGCGGTGCGGTCGCCCGGGCGGACCGGTCGCAGGGGTGGTGAGGCCTCCGGGCGAGAGGTCGGCATTCCGTGAGGGGCCCCTTGAGGGACTTAGATTCCCTCAAGGGGCCCCTCACGGACATCGCCGGGAGGGCCGCGCAAGCCGGCGTAAGGCTGCACGCCGGTAAGTCCACAACCCGTGAGCCCGACAAGCCCGCACCCGAGCAAGCCCCAGAACCACCGATTCCGCCATCGCGGCCCGAAATCCGCACTCTCGGTTCACCAAACGGCCGCATCCGGCAACCCATGGCTTCTGAATCGTTTCGCGATTAATCGCAAAGCCGTCTCGATCGCCGGAATTGTGGATCACTCAAGAAGTCGGATTCGCATCCGCGAACCGAACCTGGTTCCGGCCGCCTTCCTTCGCCGTGTACACCGCGGCGTCGGCGGCGTGCAGCAACTGTTCCAGTGTCGTTCCGTTCACGCCGAGCAATGCGACCCCGATCGACGCCGTCCGGCCGGTGATCAATGCCGAACCGCCGCGTTTGTCGGTTGTCGAGATGCGTTGGTCGGCTACCGCGGCGCGGATGCGTTCCGCGGTCACCTTCGCGGCCGTAGTGTCCACATCGGGCAGCAGGATCAGGAACTCCTCGCCGCCGAAGCGGCCGAGGATGTCCTTGGGGCGGGTGATCTCGTCCAGTGTCTGCGCGACGGTCCGGAGGACGTCGTCGCCCGCCGGGTGGCCGAAGGTGTCGTTGATCCACTTGAAGTGGTCCAGATCGATCATCAGCAGGGCCAGGGTTTCCCCGCCGCGGGCGGACCGGGTCAGTGCCCGCTCCGCGGATTCCGACCAGCCGCGCACGTTGAAGATCCCGGTTTTCGGATCCGTTCGCGCCTCGGACTGCAGTTGGTTGATTTCCGCCAGCCGGTTGCCCAGCACCGTGATCAGCACCAGGATCACGATCGCCGGCGGAATGTCCACGAGCAGGATCGTCGCGATCGTGCCCAGGCCGATGGTCGACAGTTCCAGCAGGTTGTCGTCCTTGGTGCCCAGCACGTTGCTCAGCGTGGGCGAGGACGTGCCGCCCAGTGCGAGCAGTCCTCCGATGACCACGGCCTGCAATGCGGCGTAACAGAAACCAACCACCATCAGGATGCCGAAGACCTGCACCGAGTTCGCCGGCGACAGCTGGGCCAGTTCGGCCGACGCGAACGTCTGGAACAGGTAGTGTGCCAGCAACGCCGAGACCGCGTGCGTGAACGAGGTGAACACGAACTTGTGCGGCGGCCGGCGGGAGTTGAACCAGCGCTGCACGCGAAGCAGCACGATCAGCAGCAGAGTCAGCGGGATCGGCAGCAGCAGCGCGGCGGGGAACACCCAGATGCCGGACAGGTCGATGTGGACGGCGGTGACCCGGTTGCGCCGCCGTTCCTCCTGCCTGCGGGTGAGCTGGATGTGCACCGTGGCGCAGCCGGCGAGGATGCCGAATCTGGCCCAGTCCACGAGAGTCGGGCCCGGCGACGAGACCACGCCGAAGGTCAGCAGCGCGACCGCGATCGCTTCCCACGCCAGCAGGAACGCGACCATCCGGCGAGGTTTCGTCCAGAGATCCCATGACGGCACCGGATTCCCGGCGATGAGCGCGCGCGCCCGCTCGGCCAGTCCCCTCGCCCTGGTCGTCTCCTCCCCGGGGGCGCGGTGCTCACCGCTCGCCGGTTCGGTTCCGGGCATCGGGCCGTGCCTCCTCGGGTGTGCGATGCGGTTCCCGGAAGGTTCCCGCTTCTGTGTTGTTATCGTTTGCCGGTATCATCTCACTTACCGACTTCCCGAGCAGTATTCGGTCGCAGTCCCCGAACCCCGGAGACGTCTTCCGCGAGACCTGGTGTATCCATGAAGGGAATTGCGGAGGAGAGTCCGCCCGTCCCCCCGAGCGAGGTGTTTTCCGTGCGCGACCGCGAAGCCTGAATCGAGCTGTTGTCATTTTCCGATGAATTGTCAGCGAGCTGAGGTGAACAGCAGTGCGTGACCGCGAGGCGTGAGTTCCGTGACCGAACCAGGAGCAGATTCGTGACAATGCGAGCGGAGGTGTGTTCCGTGCGTGACCGCGAGGCGTGAAAAGACTTCCGGCCCGACAGCTTCGGGCCGTACCGGACCAGACTGCGACACTGTCGCGGCGTGTCCGGGCGACCACGACCGGCAACCATGTCAGGCTCCGGCCGCGACGGCGTGCCGCACCCGGATCCAGGAGAACGCGGTGGGGATCGCCAGCGCTACCCCGGCCAGCCCGGCCAGTGCGATGGCGGTGATCGCGGACCCGGTGAACTGGGCGACCACCCCTCCGAGAGCCACCCCGATGCCCTGCGCGACCCGCAGCCCGGTGCGGTACAACCCGCCGGCGCCGCCGCGCAGTTCGTTCGGAACCCAGGTGGAGAACGTCGCGGTCACGGTGATGATGTAGGCGCCCATCGCACCGGCGAGCGCGAGCAGGACGAGCGCGACCACCAGGTTCGGTTCCAGCAGGAACAGGGCGAGCAAGGCGAGCGAAGCGATCGCCAGCACGCCGAGCAGCCGCTGACGGACGTCGGCGGACGCGAACTTCGACAGCAAGTAGGCCCCGGCGACGAAGCCGAGCGGGTCGGCGGCGAGCAGCCAGCCGACCGCGGCGGACGGCGCGTTCAGCTGCTGGGCCAGCGGCGCGGCCAGGCCCTCGGGCACCACGGCGAGTCCCACCAGCCACGACAACGCGATCAGCACGCGCAGCTTGCGCTGCCCGAACACCCAGCGGGTCGCGGAGAACCACGTGGAGTGCTCGCCGCCCGCGGCGGGCCGGTTGTGCACCCAGCCCCGCACGATCGCCGCGGCGATCGCGAAGCTGACCGCGTCGATCGCCAGCGCCCAGGACGTGCCCACCGCAGTCACCAGCACGCCGCCACCGGCCAGGCCGAGCAGTTGCACGGTATTCGTGGTGATGCCGCGGAGGTCCTGGCTGCGCAGATACAGCTCGTCGTCGAGGAACACCTCGCGGGTGATCGCGTTCTGCGCCGCGTTCGCCGGGGAAGCCGCCAGCTGCACCGCGACCAGTAACAGGCACAGCACGACCAGTGGCATCCCGGGCAGGCT
This sequence is a window from Amycolatopsis benzoatilytica AK 16/65. Protein-coding genes within it:
- a CDS encoding phospholipase A2 — translated: MPALATRPQAAATTRRPWAASGWLFLVLLTVFAFGLIASRPASPPDQGPPTGDVLAAQNAIVALTHPGPDATALPLLPHDFTKVMGGHPAAQPARDGTVRAVHPDGGCSAPWGDDNTKWDFAVPCRAHDLGYDLLRYANVKGHPLDQWARTDLDDRLIQDMHHTCDLNPMGSAGTCHAVASLYEAGLVLNSWHQRWGPPVGDPLGPMIAGVLVIGCLLVMRLRGWHLTRRTVPRRRPAGMPRPWAVLGVASAVLLIVGESVTALADWAGAPPSTWWPLTWLAQLTPLLFFAGGLANAADWQAGRGYRHYLAERSSPLLRPALIFAVVALIVPLALEILGIPAGTNATVMRIALHPLWLLGVYLLTVVCAPAFLALYRRTRLWSVAALTAAVVAGELTAAWAHAPWPRYVATLALALLAQQAAFAYAGGVRLPRAVLTTAAVIGVGALSVAVVAFHASPTLLGNPGAPAALSARPWTVLLLGVSQLGVFGLLAKPLRRWAANARVTQAAAAVLRAPMSLYLAFLATMLLLVAVVYLPGPIATGLSWLLRPRMLLAIALLLVPAALVFWWFERHPARPGVPLPPPARPRVATTGRQVLIARAAAALGIGYATLGVFGLALARFGAASADADLLGLQLDPVQSLVHLLLGMLLLHTVRTGAATSAGTWFVAALTCVPSLVAAAADDAHSTVLLVLQTATAVFALVAAGTCLVPARPAARAAG
- a CDS encoding GGDEF domain-containing protein, translating into MPGTEPASGEHRAPGEETTRARGLAERARALIAGNPVPSWDLWTKPRRMVAFLLAWEAIAVALLTFGVVSSPGPTLVDWARFGILAGCATVHIQLTRRQEERRRNRVTAVHIDLSGIWVFPAALLLPIPLTLLLIVLLRVQRWFNSRRPPHKFVFTSFTHAVSALLAHYLFQTFASAELAQLSPANSVQVFGILMVVGFCYAALQAVVIGGLLALGGTSSPTLSNVLGTKDDNLLELSTIGLGTIATILLVDIPPAIVILVLITVLGNRLAEINQLQSEARTDPKTGIFNVRGWSESAERALTRSARGGETLALLMIDLDHFKWINDTFGHPAGDDVLRTVAQTLDEITRPKDILGRFGGEEFLILLPDVDTTAAKVTAERIRAAVADQRISTTDKRGGSALITGRTASIGVALLGVNGTTLEQLLHAADAAVYTAKEGGRNQVRFADANPTS
- a CDS encoding MFS transporter — its product is MTTEATSRLTAPLRNVEYRVLWAAEAVSSAGDQLAKVALSILVYHRTGSALWAAVVYALTFLPALAGGLGLSFLADRYPRRAVLSVSAAVQAVLVGLMSLPGMPLVVLCLLLVAVQLAASPANAAQNAITREVFLDDELYLRSQDLRGITTNTVQLLGLAGGGVLVTAVGTSWALAIDAVSFAIAAAIVRGWVHNRPAAGGEHSTWFSATRWVFGQRKLRVLIALSWLVGLAVVPEGLAAPLAQQLNAPSAAVGWLLAADPLGFVAGAYLLSKFASADVRQRLLGVLAIASLALLALFLLEPNLVVALVLLALAGAMGAYIITVTATFSTWVPNELRGGAGGLYRTGLRVAQGIGVALGGVVAQFTGSAITAIALAGLAGVALAIPTAFSWIRVRHAVAAGA